The Antarcticibacterium sp. 1MA-6-2 genome has a window encoding:
- a CDS encoding hemerythrin domain-containing protein → MNSSKPQVALNSLSKDHDESLKFCSRIRNGLSNKVKPERIRSYTDWFKKNYLERHFETEENLIFPVLGKNVRVKRAIANHRRIRKLLSCGCENEKVLHLLEEELSRYIRFEERTLYAEIKKLATAEQLFEFEKLHQNLHLPEEQWKDKFWLE, encoded by the coding sequence ATGAATAGTTCAAAACCACAAGTTGCTTTAAATAGTCTCAGCAAGGACCATGATGAAAGTCTAAAATTTTGTTCCAGAATCAGGAACGGGCTTTCAAATAAAGTGAAACCGGAAAGGATTCGCAGTTATACTGACTGGTTTAAAAAAAATTATCTCGAGCGGCATTTTGAAACTGAAGAAAACCTAATTTTTCCGGTTTTAGGAAAAAACGTACGGGTGAAAAGAGCAATAGCAAATCACCGTAGGATTAGGAAGTTATTAAGTTGTGGCTGTGAAAATGAAAAAGTTCTCCACCTCCTGGAGGAAGAATTGAGCAGGTACATACGATTTGAAGAGCGTACGCTTTACGCAGAAATTAAAAAATTAGCAACAGCAGAGCAACTTTTTGAATTTGAGAAGTTGCACCAAAATCTTCACCTTCCCGAAGAACAGTGGAAGGATAAATTTTGGCTTGAATAA
- a CDS encoding hemerythrin domain-containing protein: protein MKKPIKRHDALKPLSREHHHGLLLCWKIRQGFKFNVEPQRMKDYTQWFKINYLDPHFEAEEKFIFPVLGEEHDLIKRALAEHRRLKRLFNQDNEVEKALHQIEEELDLHIRFEERVLFNEIQKVATSGQLAEIEEHHEGIHFSDDNWKDQFWIS, encoded by the coding sequence ATGAAGAAACCTATAAAACGACACGACGCGCTAAAACCTTTGAGTAGAGAACATCATCATGGATTACTACTGTGCTGGAAAATTCGGCAGGGATTTAAGTTTAATGTGGAGCCTCAACGAATGAAAGACTATACCCAATGGTTTAAAATAAATTATCTCGATCCCCATTTTGAAGCAGAAGAAAAGTTTATTTTTCCTGTTTTGGGTGAGGAACATGACCTCATAAAAAGAGCATTGGCAGAGCACCGACGTCTAAAACGCTTATTTAATCAGGATAATGAGGTTGAAAAAGCCCTTCATCAAATTGAAGAGGAACTGGACTTACATATTAGGTTTGAAGAGAGAGTGCTTTTTAATGAGATTCAGAAGGTTGCTACTTCAGGACAGTTAGCTGAAATTGAAGAACATCATGAAGGAATTCATTTTTCTGATGATAATTGGAAAGATCAATTCTGGATCTCCTGA
- a CDS encoding phosphoribosylpyrophosphate synthetase translates to MKLPRNYDTVSEAVNDLQKKGFTTNFSLVAEKQCLVCNHTSLQLSPDEFQIEELYRFEGDTDPGDEMIVMAIYSPKYNIRGVVVNGFGMYADSLTSEITELITKHRTQGHEYN, encoded by the coding sequence ATGAAATTGCCGAGAAATTATGACACCGTTTCAGAAGCAGTAAATGACCTTCAGAAAAAAGGTTTCACCACAAACTTTTCATTAGTTGCAGAAAAGCAGTGTTTGGTTTGTAACCACACCTCTTTGCAGCTCTCGCCCGATGAATTCCAAATCGAAGAGTTGTATCGCTTTGAAGGGGATACAGATCCCGGGGATGAAATGATTGTCATGGCTATATACTCCCCAAAGTATAACATCAGGGGTGTGGTTGTAAATGGTTTTGGAATGTATGCAGATAGTTTAACTTCAGAAATAACTGAACTTATAACGAAACATAGGACTCAGGGCCATGAATATAACTGA
- a CDS encoding hemerythrin domain-containing protein, with protein sequence MFKKISTLSNNFTPPPGACNTYRAFYAKLEEFEQDLHQHVHLENNILFPKAIALGKEFSLREAGKKV encoded by the coding sequence ATGTTTAAAAAGATCTCAACCCTTAGTAACAATTTTACTCCTCCTCCGGGAGCCTGCAATACTTACCGTGCATTTTATGCAAAACTCGAAGAATTTGAACAGGACCTACATCAGCATGTACATCTGGAAAACAACATCCTTTTTCCAAAAGCCATTGCTCTGGGAAAGGAGTTCTCTTTAAGGGAAGCAGGAAAAAAAGTTTGA
- a CDS encoding DUF542 domain-containing protein translates to MKIQDTRTVAEMVTENISAAHIFKKYGIDFCCGGGISIKRAAEKANVNFNILEKELLAINNIKPEAQNFNSWSLDLLADHIVNVHHNYIEESIPLIVQYASRVVQVHSSDYPELIQIQRLFSEVAVDLGGHLKKEELILFPFIKKMVKAKKDGTSLEKPGFDTVDNPIRMMEADHEEA, encoded by the coding sequence ATGAAAATACAGGATACAAGAACAGTGGCAGAGATGGTAACTGAAAACATAAGTGCTGCTCATATTTTTAAAAAATATGGAATTGATTTTTGTTGCGGAGGTGGAATAAGTATAAAAAGGGCAGCGGAAAAAGCAAATGTAAATTTTAATATTTTGGAAAAAGAATTATTGGCAATCAATAACATTAAACCAGAAGCACAAAATTTTAATAGCTGGTCTCTTGATCTTTTAGCTGATCATATTGTAAATGTTCATCACAATTATATAGAAGAAAGTATTCCACTTATAGTTCAGTATGCTTCGCGTGTAGTTCAGGTACATTCCAGCGATTATCCCGAATTAATCCAGATACAACGCCTGTTTTCTGAAGTGGCTGTAGACCTGGGAGGGCATCTTAAGAAGGAGGAGTTAATCCTTTTTCCATTCATAAAAAAAATGGTAAAGGCTAAAAAAGATGGAACTTCTTTGGAAAAGCCTGGGTTCGACACTGTTGATAATCCTATAAGAATGATGGAAGCAGATCACGAAGAAGCTTAG
- a CDS encoding PAS domain-containing protein — protein MKGEQVNHLFQTMSLDITHVDETNRVIFYNRGEERFFPRST, from the coding sequence ATGAAAGGCGAGCAGGTAAATCATCTTTTCCAAACAATGTCTCTGGACATCACTCATGTAGATGAAACTAACCGGGTAATTTTCTACAACCGTGGCGAGGAAAGATTTTTCCCCCGAAGCACGTGA